The DNA window GTTGATTTTTTCGCATGATACGAGGTCGCCATGTCCGGAATCCAAACAGCTGGTAACATATTGGGAGCCTATGAACGGGATCAGGCTGCAGCATCTCAGGGTACGGGTGATGCCACCGAGCTGGGCAAGGATGCCTTTTTGCAGCTTCTGGTCACCCAGCTGGAGAATCAGGATCCGCTGGAGCCCATGGAAGATACCGAGTTCATCTCCCAGCTGGCCCAGTTTTCCAATCTGGAGCAAATGACCAACATCTCGGAAGGGATTGATACGCTGGTGGAGAACAGTACTCAGGATATGCTCAACGGGGTAAACTACATCGGCAAGGGAGTTGTGTCGGCCGGAAGCACGATCAGCAAATCTGGGGAAGAATCGAGCACCCTCTATTACACCATTGACGAATCTGCAGTGAAGATGACCATCAATATTTTCGATGCTGCCGGTAATCTGATCGATTCAGAGGAAGTCGGAGCCCAGCAGGCAGGAACCTATGCCTTTAATTGGGATGGGATTGACTATGACGGTCAGGAGCAGCCCGATGGGACGTATTCGGTCACTTTTGCTGCTGAAGACGTCAATGGCCAGCCGGTGCTCACCAGCACGGAGGTGGCTGGTATTGTCACCAGTGTTGAGTCTCTGAACGGACAGACCTTGCTTAACCTTTCCGACGGACGTTCCGTGAATATGCTTGATGTTCGTGAAGTAGCCATGGTTTCTCAGGAAACCGGTCAGGATACACAGGGTGAGTCAGAGTAGTAGGGGACCATCAAAAGTGTTCGACCAGAATGATGCACAACGACCCGCGTTCGACACGCTTGGTCGATGAGGGGAAAAGGAGGAAATTATGGGATTGTCAGCGGCTTTGTATTCGGGGACCAGTGGGCTCAAGGCTCACGGGGAATCCATGACGGTCATTGGTAATAATATCGCAAATGTGAGTACGGTTGGTTTCAAAGGGTCCCGGCTTCATTTTGAGGATGCCCTGAGCCAGGCAACAACAACAGCATCTGGTA is part of the Desulfoplanes formicivorans genome and encodes:
- a CDS encoding flagellar hook assembly protein FlgD: MSGIQTAGNILGAYERDQAAASQGTGDATELGKDAFLQLLVTQLENQDPLEPMEDTEFISQLAQFSNLEQMTNISEGIDTLVENSTQDMLNGVNYIGKGVVSAGSTISKSGEESSTLYYTIDESAVKMTINIFDAAGNLIDSEEVGAQQAGTYAFNWDGIDYDGQEQPDGTYSVTFAAEDVNGQPVLTSTEVAGIVTSVESLNGQTLLNLSDGRSVNMLDVREVAMVSQETGQDTQGESE